In the genome of Candidatus Zixiibacteriota bacterium, one region contains:
- a CDS encoding DUF2225 domain-containing protein yields MMSNDNPFLLFKVECPICKTVNEFELVRVGAYVEEGRDSDFAPLNIKWRNPRYQAFHPLTYFTATCANCYYTREFTNEFKDWKNDGNFRTYKLKSVKEKHLELLSNENSIIKRIGSQIDPVRYPNESAALKLLIAIFDEMLYEFPSQLDIGRFYLRIGWIMRDMNRGENPHVVMLRALIGEINSKYTSLKQSIERTNAEIRSFTKIVDNQFNINQLPVELKSKILGFRDRFQSECESFQHIAVNGNNSIEQLHKTIEEYKQNLLGTSGSGRGMTFGSHSSFGEFLTLVKDVWENAVTDEREALEFAVHHYKRAFAEGKDIAPGNQQIQASYLIAELSRRIGNYDEAKQYFTSTIKSGQEFIYQHRNDQSRTALARKILELAIEQGRSNLTASKPV; encoded by the coding sequence ATGATGAGCAACGACAATCCCTTTCTTTTATTCAAAGTAGAGTGTCCAATCTGCAAAACCGTCAATGAATTTGAGCTTGTCCGAGTAGGCGCGTATGTCGAAGAAGGACGCGACAGCGATTTTGCCCCGCTTAATATCAAATGGCGTAACCCGCGTTACCAGGCGTTTCACCCCCTTACATACTTTACCGCGACCTGTGCCAACTGCTACTACACTCGTGAGTTTACCAATGAATTCAAAGATTGGAAGAATGACGGCAATTTCAGAACATACAAGCTCAAATCAGTCAAAGAAAAACATCTCGAACTGCTATCGAACGAAAATTCGATTATTAAGCGGATCGGCAGTCAAATCGATCCGGTGCGGTATCCTAACGAGTCTGCGGCACTGAAACTTCTCATAGCCATCTTCGACGAAATGCTCTACGAATTTCCGAGCCAGCTCGATATCGGCCGCTTCTATCTCAGGATAGGCTGGATCATGCGCGATATGAATAGGGGCGAAAATCCGCATGTCGTCATGCTCCGCGCTCTGATTGGAGAAATCAATTCAAAATATACTTCGCTTAAACAATCAATAGAACGGACAAACGCCGAGATTCGTTCATTCACAAAAATTGTGGACAATCAGTTTAATATCAACCAACTGCCGGTGGAATTGAAATCGAAGATCCTCGGCTTCCGTGACCGCTTCCAAAGCGAGTGCGAAAGCTTTCAGCACATTGCCGTCAATGGAAATAATTCAATTGAACAACTCCATAAGACAATAGAAGAGTACAAACAGAATTTACTTGGCACAAGCGGATCTGGCCGTGGGATGACATTCGGAAGTCACAGTTCTTTTGGTGAATTTCTAACCCTGGTAAAGGACGTATGGGAAAATGCCGTCACTGACGAACGCGAGGCTCTTGAGTTCGCCGTACACCATTACAAACGGGCCTTTGCTGAAGGAAAAGATATTGCCCCTGGAAATCAACAAATCCAGGCATCGTACCTTATCGCTGAACTGTCGCGACGAATCGGAAACTACGACGAAGCCAAGCAATATTTTACGAGCACAATTAAATCAGGTCAGGAATTCATCTACCAGCACCGCAACGATCAATCCCGAACGGCATTGGCGCGCAAAATTCTTGAGCTGGCAATTGAGCAGGGGCGCTCCAACTTAACTGCGTCCAAACCGGTCTAA
- a CDS encoding FliA/WhiG family RNA polymerase sigma factor has protein sequence MATTTAKSKKAGRKTVAPVTEMVNKGLPAPNAKKWDVSVREWTRYKKHQTEEQRQDLLNKYVPLVRNVAARMAMGFPRSVELTDLVNTGVIGLIEAFRNFDPDRGVKFETYAVPRIRGAILDELRALDWVPRSTRAKSREIDRATTYLENKFGRPPEIRELAAYLKVSEAELHISLDDVSSTNMVSLDEIIYPEDDSRQVPRIETVTDRTGKTILGELERNELRSFLVLAIDKLTEQEKLVIALYYFEELTLKEIGEVMSISESRVSQIHTRAVTKLRSMVKDKFSLTA, from the coding sequence ATGGCAACAACAACAGCAAAGTCAAAAAAAGCCGGTCGCAAGACAGTGGCTCCTGTTACGGAAATGGTCAATAAGGGACTGCCTGCTCCGAACGCTAAAAAATGGGATGTCAGCGTCCGCGAATGGACTCGCTACAAAAAGCATCAGACCGAAGAACAGCGGCAGGATTTGCTTAACAAATATGTTCCGCTGGTTCGCAATGTCGCGGCCCGTATGGCTATGGGATTCCCCCGATCAGTCGAGTTGACCGATCTGGTCAACACTGGCGTAATCGGACTTATCGAAGCCTTCCGTAATTTCGATCCCGACCGCGGGGTCAAGTTCGAGACATATGCCGTGCCCCGTATCAGAGGAGCGATACTCGATGAACTCCGTGCGCTGGATTGGGTGCCTCGTTCCACTCGCGCAAAATCACGAGAAATAGATCGCGCGACAACGTATCTCGAGAACAAGTTCGGTCGTCCTCCGGAAATCCGCGAACTGGCGGCCTATTTAAAAGTCTCTGAAGCGGAATTGCATATTTCACTTGATGATGTCTCAAGCACCAATATGGTTTCGCTCGACGAAATCATTTATCCCGAAGACGACAGCCGCCAGGTTCCCCGAATTGAGACTGTCACGGATCGGACCGGAAAAACCATTCTGGGTGAACTTGAACGAAACGAACTCCGATCATTTCTGGTGCTTGCAATAGATAAACTCACCGAACAAGAAAAGTTGGTTATCGCTCTTTATTATTTTGAAGAACTCACACTCAAAGAAATCGGCGAAGTCATGTCTATTTCTGAATCGCGGGTTTCCCAGATACATACCCGTGCAGTGACCAAACTCAGATCAATGGTAAAGGACAAGTTTTCCCTTACTGCATAA
- a CDS encoding AAA family ATPase — translation MYNSRLRPEYLTPSTTSPASIISVLSGKGGVGKSVVSLNLAERLASSGSRVLLVDANFFCGNLHILANCSLSSGVQNVMLGSADLQFCVWPLSESLALLGSSPTTPREEITSHDVVRLLNILRKDSESLYDFVIVDHGSGVSDTATLMAHGSDLNILVLIPELTSIADAYGLFKFLTESKPKLNSWMLINRVVSADEAEHIRERFDALTERFLGKSVGYLGYLSDDLSVKKGIGAQKTISQIEGSNLILSELTHIAARLSAICGKAAISQWPESERINKSSATAEIKE, via the coding sequence ATGTATAATTCTCGCCTCCGACCGGAATATTTGACTCCTTCAACCACTTCACCGGCCTCCATTATTTCTGTCCTATCCGGAAAAGGTGGTGTGGGCAAATCAGTAGTCAGTCTAAATCTGGCCGAGAGGTTGGCGTCGTCGGGGTCACGGGTGTTGCTTGTAGACGCCAATTTCTTCTGTGGCAATCTTCACATTCTGGCCAATTGTTCGCTCAGCTCAGGAGTGCAGAACGTTATGCTTGGTTCAGCAGATTTACAGTTCTGTGTGTGGCCACTTTCAGAAAGCCTCGCTCTCCTTGGATCCAGTCCTACAACACCTCGCGAGGAAATCACATCACACGATGTTGTGCGACTGCTAAATATTCTTCGCAAGGACTCTGAAAGCCTCTATGACTTCGTTATTGTCGATCATGGCTCAGGTGTCTCCGACACAGCTACCCTGATGGCTCATGGCTCAGATCTCAATATCCTTGTGCTCATTCCGGAACTGACTTCGATCGCCGACGCCTATGGATTGTTCAAATTTCTTACAGAATCTAAGCCCAAACTTAATTCATGGATGCTCATCAACAGGGTTGTTTCGGCCGACGAAGCCGAGCACATACGTGAGCGTTTTGACGCGCTCACCGAGCGCTTTCTCGGCAAAAGTGTCGGTTACCTCGGCTACCTTTCGGATGATTTGTCTGTCAAAAAGGGGATTGGCGCCCAAAAGACAATTTCCCAAATAGAAGGCTCAAATCTCATTCTTTCAGAGCTGACTCATATAGCAGCGCGGCTCAGCGCCATCTGCGGAAAAGCGGCCATTTCTCAATGGCCCGAATCAGAACGAATAAATAAAAGCTCGGCAACAGCCGAAATAAAGGAATAA